The proteins below come from a single Oncorhynchus keta strain PuntledgeMale-10-30-2019 chromosome 32, Oket_V2, whole genome shotgun sequence genomic window:
- the LOC118365063 gene encoding serine/arginine-rich splicing factor 7-like isoform X1: protein MSRHGRNGGDAKVYVGNLSTGAGKGELERAFGYYGPLRTVWIARNPPGFAFVEFEDTRDAEDAVRGLDGKLISGSRVRVELSTGMPRRSRYERAPTNRPFDSNDKCYECGERGHYAYDCHRYSRRRRSRSRSLSRYGGRRYSRSRSRDRGRRSRSFSPRRSRSPRRSRALTPKRSRSRSKSRSRSRSLSRAKTRSGSPTRRYAEVLSLTPIFFHPFSSLNELWNSLTMHDKQQNETMQMLSIHTV, encoded by the exons ACGCTAAGGTTTACGTCGGTAACCTGAGCACTGGTGCAGGAAAaggagagctagagcgggcgttTGGGTATTACGGACCCTTGAGAACAGTGTGGATTGCTAGGAACCCCCCAGGGTTTGCCTTTGTGGAGTTTGAAGACACCCGGGATGCAGAAGATGCGGTCCGTGGCCTTGACGGCAA GTTAATTTCTGGATCTCGAGTTCGAGTTGAATTATCTACAGGGATGCCGCGGCGATCTCGGTACGAGCGTGCACCCACCAACCGGCCCTTTGACTCCAACGACAAGTGCTATGAGTGTGGTGAGCGGGGGCACTATGCCTACGACTGCCACCGCTACAGTCGACGCAGGAGGAGCAG GTCCCGGTCTCTCTCCAGGTACGGTGGGAGGAGGTACTCTCGCTCTCGCAGCCGGGACCGTGGCAGGAG ATCAAGATCCTTCTCTCCACGCCGCTCTCGTTCTCCTAGAAGATCGAGAGCCCTTACCCCCAAGAGATCAAG ATCTCGGTCAAAGTCCAGATCAAGGTCTAGGTCACTTTCCCGTGCAAAGACCAG GTCTGGTTCCCCCACGAGGAGGTATGCAGAAGTATTGAGTCTGACCCCAATTTTCTTCCATCCATTCTCCTCTCTAAACGAGCTATGGAACAGTTTGACAATGCATGATAAGCAGCAAAACGAGACAATGCAAATGTTGTCTATCCATACAGTTTAA
- the LOC118365063 gene encoding serine/arginine-rich splicing factor 7-like isoform X2, which translates to MSRHGRNGGDAKVYVGNLSTGAGKGELERAFGYYGPLRTVWIARNPPGFAFVEFEDTRDAEDAVRGLDGKLISGSRVRVELSTGMPRRSRYERAPTNRPFDSNDKCYECGERGHYAYDCHRYSRRRRSRSRSLSRYGGRRYSRSRSRDRGRRSRSFSPRRSRSPRRSRALTPKRSRSRSKSRSRSRSLSRAKTRSGSPTRSHSTSRSPRRGDSSERDD; encoded by the exons ACGCTAAGGTTTACGTCGGTAACCTGAGCACTGGTGCAGGAAAaggagagctagagcgggcgttTGGGTATTACGGACCCTTGAGAACAGTGTGGATTGCTAGGAACCCCCCAGGGTTTGCCTTTGTGGAGTTTGAAGACACCCGGGATGCAGAAGATGCGGTCCGTGGCCTTGACGGCAA GTTAATTTCTGGATCTCGAGTTCGAGTTGAATTATCTACAGGGATGCCGCGGCGATCTCGGTACGAGCGTGCACCCACCAACCGGCCCTTTGACTCCAACGACAAGTGCTATGAGTGTGGTGAGCGGGGGCACTATGCCTACGACTGCCACCGCTACAGTCGACGCAGGAGGAGCAG GTCCCGGTCTCTCTCCAGGTACGGTGGGAGGAGGTACTCTCGCTCTCGCAGCCGGGACCGTGGCAGGAG ATCAAGATCCTTCTCTCCACGCCGCTCTCGTTCTCCTAGAAGATCGAGAGCCCTTACCCCCAAGAGATCAAG ATCTCGGTCAAAGTCCAGATCAAGGTCTAGGTCACTTTCCCGTGCAAAGACCAG GTCTGGTTCCCCCACGAGGAG cCACTCTACCTCGAGGAGTCCTCGTCGAGGTGACAGCTCGGAGAGAGACGACTGA
- the LOC118365063 gene encoding serine/arginine-rich splicing factor 7-like isoform X3, producing the protein MSRHGRNGGDAKVYVGNLSTGAGKGELERAFGYYGPLRTVWIARNPPGFAFVEFEDTRDAEDAVRGLDGKLISGSRVRVELSTGMPRRSRYERAPTNRPFDSNDKCYECGERGHYAYDCHRYSRRRRSRSRSLSRYGGRRYSRSRSRDRGRRSRSFSPRRSRSPRRSRALTPKRSRSRSKSRSRSRSLSRAKTSHSTSRSPRRGDSSERDD; encoded by the exons ACGCTAAGGTTTACGTCGGTAACCTGAGCACTGGTGCAGGAAAaggagagctagagcgggcgttTGGGTATTACGGACCCTTGAGAACAGTGTGGATTGCTAGGAACCCCCCAGGGTTTGCCTTTGTGGAGTTTGAAGACACCCGGGATGCAGAAGATGCGGTCCGTGGCCTTGACGGCAA GTTAATTTCTGGATCTCGAGTTCGAGTTGAATTATCTACAGGGATGCCGCGGCGATCTCGGTACGAGCGTGCACCCACCAACCGGCCCTTTGACTCCAACGACAAGTGCTATGAGTGTGGTGAGCGGGGGCACTATGCCTACGACTGCCACCGCTACAGTCGACGCAGGAGGAGCAG GTCCCGGTCTCTCTCCAGGTACGGTGGGAGGAGGTACTCTCGCTCTCGCAGCCGGGACCGTGGCAGGAG ATCAAGATCCTTCTCTCCACGCCGCTCTCGTTCTCCTAGAAGATCGAGAGCCCTTACCCCCAAGAGATCAAG ATCTCGGTCAAAGTCCAGATCAAGGTCTAGGTCACTTTCCCGTGCAAAGACCAG cCACTCTACCTCGAGGAGTCCTCGTCGAGGTGACAGCTCGGAGAGAGACGACTGA
- the LOC118365063 gene encoding serine/arginine-rich splicing factor 7-like isoform X4, whose amino-acid sequence MSRHGRNGGDAKVYVGNLSTGAGKGELERAFGYYGPLRTVWIARNPPGFAFVEFEDTRDAEDAVRGLDGKLISGSRVRVELSTGMPRRSRYERAPTNRPFDSNDKCYECGERGHYAYDCHRYSRRRRSRSRSLSRYGGRRYSRSRSRDRGRRSRSFSPRRSRSPRRSRALTPKRSRSRSKSRSRSRSLSRAKTRCQTHSMEGMVSVGFPF is encoded by the exons ACGCTAAGGTTTACGTCGGTAACCTGAGCACTGGTGCAGGAAAaggagagctagagcgggcgttTGGGTATTACGGACCCTTGAGAACAGTGTGGATTGCTAGGAACCCCCCAGGGTTTGCCTTTGTGGAGTTTGAAGACACCCGGGATGCAGAAGATGCGGTCCGTGGCCTTGACGGCAA GTTAATTTCTGGATCTCGAGTTCGAGTTGAATTATCTACAGGGATGCCGCGGCGATCTCGGTACGAGCGTGCACCCACCAACCGGCCCTTTGACTCCAACGACAAGTGCTATGAGTGTGGTGAGCGGGGGCACTATGCCTACGACTGCCACCGCTACAGTCGACGCAGGAGGAGCAG GTCCCGGTCTCTCTCCAGGTACGGTGGGAGGAGGTACTCTCGCTCTCGCAGCCGGGACCGTGGCAGGAG ATCAAGATCCTTCTCTCCACGCCGCTCTCGTTCTCCTAGAAGATCGAGAGCCCTTACCCCCAAGAGATCAAG ATCTCGGTCAAAGTCCAGATCAAGGTCTAGGTCACTTTCCCGTGCAAAGACCAG gtgtcaaactcattctatGGAGGGCATGGTGTCTGTGGGTTTTCCCTTTTAA